The Primulina eburnea isolate SZY01 chromosome 6, ASM2296580v1, whole genome shotgun sequence genome contains a region encoding:
- the LOC140833788 gene encoding uncharacterized protein: MGEQLVVNVDQLPKPGVVESNPLVPPALGYRPTEKNPEMMGPSSSTVAAEDSEVVVFVEDDEEADERAPLIGIGECRICQEEDHLNNFESPCACRGSLKYAHRKCVQHWCNEKGDIICEICHQPYQPGYTVPPRPPHEETTIDIGGVWQISGTPFEMHDPRILTLTDAERQLFQTEYDDYNSTHGSGVPFYRSAATILLSLLVLRHGISITDDGSDGNGDDDALTSITLFMTQIVGFLLPFYVVLWIISILQRRRQTQEAAALAATQFAIVVQSSRNRGGLFVASAPPPINSHGHPCTGGSPPGRCLGEN, translated from the exons ATGGGCGAGCAGCTGGTAGTGAATGTGGATCAGTTGCCAAAACCTGGGGTGGTTGAGTCTAATCCGCTGGTTCCTCCGGCTCTGGGCTATAGGCCTACAGAGAAAAACCCGGAGATGATGGGGCCCTCATCATCTACAGTGGCGGCGGAAGACAGTGAGGTGGTTGTTTTTGTGGAGGATGATGAGGAAGCAGATGAACGTGCTCCACTAATAGGGATAGGGGAGTGTCGTATTTGCCAGGAAGAAGATCATCTAAACAATTTTGAGAGCCCCTGTGCTTGTCGTGGAAGCCTTAaa TATGCTCACAGAAAATGTGTTCAGCACTGGTGCAATGAGAAGGGTGACATTATTTGTGAGATCTGTCATCAG CCTTATCAACCTGGTTATACTGTCCCTCCACGACCTCCACATGAGGAAACCACTATTGATATTGG GGGAGTGTGGCAAATTTCTGGCACACCATTTGAAATGCATGATCCTCGTATTTTGACACTTACCGATGCTGAGCGTCAGTTGTTCCAAACTGAATATGATGATTATAATAGCACACATGGTAGTGGTGTTCCGTTTTACCGTTCAGCTGCTACAATC CTATTGTCTCTTCTGGTACTGAGGCATGGAATATCAATCACAGATGATGGTAGTGATGGGAATGGAGACGACGATGCATTGACTTCAATAACC CTTTTCATGACTCAAATTGTTGGCTTTCTGTTGCCATTCTATGTTGTACTCTGGATTATCAGCATTTTGCAGCGTCGGAGGCAAACACAG GAGGCTGCTGCACTGGCAGCAACCCAGTTCGCTATTGTGGTTCAGTCCTCACGGAACAGAGGCGGCCTTTTTGTAGCCTCAGCTCCACCACCAATCAATTCACATGGCCATCCCTGCACAGGCGGCTCGCCACCAGGAAGATGTTTAGGTGAAAATTGA